In Streptomyces erythrochromogenes, the DNA window CTTGAGGAGGGTGCCGAAGCGGTCGACGAGGGCTTCCTGGTCCTCGCTGTCGCGCAGGCCGACGCCGGGGCCCTCGATCTCGATGGCGGCGGTGACGGTGCGGCGGTCCGCGTGGAGGAGTACGGCGATCTCGTCGGGGCCGAAGGGGGCGGCGAGCCAGTTGATGCGGCCGATGCCGGGGGGTGGGCCGACCTCGACCTCGCGGCCGTCGGCGGCGCGGATGCCGGCTTCCATGGCGCCGGAGCGGTAGGTGGTGCCGCGGCGCAGGGTGCGCTTGTAGCTGCGGCTGATCTCGAACCAGCGGTAGAAGGTGCGGCCCTTGTACGGGACGTACACGGCGGCGAGCGCGAGCATGGGGAAGCCGACGAGGCTGACGATGCGCAGGGTGAGGTCGGGGACGAGCAGTCCGCTCATCATGCCGAAGAACGCCCCGGTGATGATGAGGGCGATCTCGCCGGTCTCGCGGTTCTTGCCGACGATCGCGTTCGGCCGGGCGCGGCCGATGAGATACGTACGGCGGGGCGCGACCGGGTGCAGCTGGTGGGACTGGGTCGTCAACGCCCGTCACCTCCTGTGTTCCTCGTGCTCGAGCTCGTGCGGGGCGGGGGTGCGGCGGAGGGGACAGATCCGCCGCCGGCCCCGCCGCCGGAGGTGGGGCGGCTGCTGTGGGCGGCCACGCCTCCGGAGAGGGGGTTGGCGGGGCGGGGCGCGCTGCCGCCGCCGTCGCCACCGCGGTGGGCGCCGCGGCTGCTGTGGGTCTTGATGCCCTGGGAGACGAGGGAGGCCGGGGAGCTGATGACGGCGGCTGCCTGGGCTCCGTCGGTGGCCTTGCTGCGGCCCGCGCGGGCGGAGGCGATCTCGTCGCCGAAGCCGGGGACGAAGCGGTAGATCATCGCCGAGGCGAAGATCGCCAGGAGGATGATGGAGAGGCCGGTGACTACGGCGGAGAAGGCGCCCGGGCCTTGTTCGCCGGTGAGGGCGCCGGCGAGGCCGAGGACTATCACGATGACCGGCTTCACGAGGATGACGGCGATCATGATGCCGGCCCAGCGGCGGACGTGGCCCCAGAGGTTGCGGTCGACGAGCCCGGAGTAGACGACGACGCCGAGGAGGGCGCCGACGTAGAGGAGGGCGGCGCGGATGAAGAGCTCGAGGAAGAGGATGCCGGCGGCGAGGACGGTGACGAGGGCGACGACGATCAGCATGATGGGGCCGCCGCCGATGTCGTCGCCCTTCTTGAGGGCCTCGGAGAAGGAGCCGAAGAAGACGTCGGTCTGGCCGCCGGTGGCGGAGGCGATGACCTCGGTGACGCCGTCGGTCGCGGAGACGACGGTGTAGAGGATCAGGGGGGTGAAGGCGGAGGCCAGGACGGTGAGCCAGAGGAAGCCGATGGCTTCGGAGATGGCGGTGGTGAGGGGGACGCCGCGGACGGCTCGCTTGGCGACGGCGAAGAGCCACAGGACGAGCGTGAGGATGGTGGAGGCGGCGAAGACGACGGCGTACTGCTTGAGGAAGGTGGCGTTGGTGAAGTCGACGTTGGCGCTGCCGTTGACCGCTTCGCTGAGCTTGGTGACGATCCAGGCGGCGGCGTCGGCGCAGCCCTTGGCGAGGGAGGCGAGGGGGTTGAGGGCGTCGGCCGGGTCGCTGGGGGCCAGGCCGGTGCGGGGGGCTCCGCTTTCGCCGCGTTCGCAGTACTCCCTGGCCGGACCGGCGATCAGCGAGCACGGGTCCTTGCTCGCGCTCGGCGAGGGCGTGGGTGTCGGGTCCGGCGCGGCCATCGCCCGCGCCGCGAGGAGAACGACCGCAGTCTGGATGGCCGCGGTGATCGCGCCGATCCTTCGGAGCGAGGGCCGGTTGCTACCGGGCATAGGTGAACCCTCCGAATTCGGTGACCGCGCTGCCGATCTCGTCGGAGGTGGAGACGGGGACGTCGCCGGTGACCGGCGTGGGGCCGTCCTTCTGTGAGGTTTCGACCACCTTCCAGTCCGAGCCGTTCCACTTGAGAGTCATCGAGATCGTGAACCAGCTGCTGGTGACGGGGCGCGTGGATTTGTCGCCGGTCAGGCCGAACATGCCGATGCACCACACATCGACCGATGCGGATCCGGCGGAGAAGTTTTTGACCTTGGCGCCAGCCGGGATGGTGCGGTTGACGAAGGTAGAACCAGTCGGGGCCAAGCCGTCCTTGGTGAGACCGATCTGGGCGAGCAGGCCCGCCGAATAGTCGGCATCGAAAGCGGCCTGGAGTCTCGTGCGGCTGCTCTCCTCCGCCATGGCGTCCACGATCGAGTGGCGCCGCGCCGGGTTGAACATGGCGTCGGAGCCCAGGGCCACCGCGAAGTTGGCGGCTGCCGACTGGGCTCCCTGCTGGTCCTGGGCGAAGCCGGAGGGCAGGCCACCCTGCTTGCCGGTGACCGGGTCCGTGCCCGTGGCGGTTGTGGAGGTGGCGGCCGGGGCGTCGTCCGCGGGGCGGTCGTCGGGGGTGTCCGGGGCCTGGTTGGCGAAGGCGATGGCGGCGATCAGGAGGACCACCACGCCGACCACGGTGACCAGGCTGCGGGGGGCGCGGGAGGTGCGGCGGGCGGGGCCGTACGGGTCGGCGGGGGCTTCCGGGAGGCGGGTACGGGTCTGGCCCGTGCCGCCGACCTCGCCGTAGCCGGCGCCGCCGTACTGGTCGTCGTTGCTCATTCCGTTTCCGCCCCCTCCGCGTCGTACGACGGTAGCGCTGGTTCCCGCGTGGATGCGGTGTGGTGAGTCCTCATCAGGTCGGGGCCACCGGTGGTCGGTCGGGCTAGACGGCCATTCCGTAGACGATCGTGAAGAGCGTGCCGAGGGAGCCGATGATGAAGACGCCCGTGAGGCCGGCCACGATCAGGCCCTTGCCCTGTTCCGCGCTGAACGTGTCGCGCAGGGCGGTCGCGCCGATGCGCTGTTTGGCCGCGCCCCAGATGGCGATGCCGAGGCAGAGGAGGATCGCCACGGCCATGACCACCTCGATCATGACCTTCGCTTCGTTGCCGAGACTGCCGAACGGCCCCCAGTTCGGGGCGATTCCGCCGATGATGGTGGTGATGTCGCCCTTTTCGGCTGCCAGGATCATGTAACTCACCGCCCCTGTATGGGTAGTTCCGGATGCCCGCTGCCCGACGGCAGGGGTCACGCACTATCTTCGCTGATGAAACCGCCGCCGTCGTCGACTTGTCGGCTCTCTTTACCCGATCTCGCGGCCCGCGACCGGCTTCCGCGCTCTGACCTGGGCCGGGCTGTCGTCCGTGCGCAAGAACGTGCGGTCACTCTGTGTATCACGGAGGGTGACGCCGGGCAATGATTGTCCTCTCGGCGTACGGGGGGTGGGGCGAGGGGCCGCCGTTCGGAGCAGCGGGGTCGCGTGTCGTTGGGCCGACTCACTGACATATGTCCGACATTCCGTCAGTAATCCATCCGTACGCGGGATCGTGGGTGAAGCTCCACGTCGTCAGGTAGGGCGACGCAGGGAGTGAAGGATGGGTTCCGTCCTCAGGGCGGGCCGGCGCTCGTGGTCGGCCGGGCGACTGGCCGTGCCGCTGGTGCTGGTGCTCGGGGGTGTTTCGGCGCCCGTGGCGGCCGCGGACGCCGCCGTCGTGCAGGAGTCAGCGGTGGCCGGGGCGTGCGGGAAGAAGACCGTGTCCGCCGCCGCGAAGGGGAAGCCGAAGGGGCGGCCGGCGCCCGCGGTACGGCCTGTCCTGCGCGGCGCGGGGGGACGAAACCCAAGGCCGAGCGGGGTCCGGCGGGGCCGCAGGGGCCTCCGGGGCCGTGCGTGGACATCGACACGGTCGGGGTGCCGGGGTCGATGTCGGGTGCCGAGTACAGCGCGGCGCTGATCCGGGGCAGGACGTACGTCGGCTACCGGAGCGCGCCGACCGGTGCCTACGCGTGGAAGGACCTGACCAACTACCGGCAGACGCCGGGGTATCCGCGCAACGCCTGCGGGGTGTTCGTCAAGGATGCCGACCGGGTCTACGTGAAGGTCCTCACCACCGCCGGGGCCGTCTTCGAGACCTCGTGCACGCTGACGCTGACCTGCACCCTGGGCTGGGCCGCGGTCATCGATCCCTGATCCTCGTGGCCGCCGCGTTGTCAGTGGGGTGCGGCAGGCTGGAGGGATGACGACTACCTGGACTCTTGCGGATCTCGAGGCGGCCATTCGGGCGGGTTGGTCCGCCGAGACCACCGAGCCGGCGGACATCAGCCGGGTGCCCTGGACTCCGGAGAATCCGGCCTGGGGGCAATGTGACATCACTGCCCTGGTCGTGCAGGACCTCGTGGGTGGGGACCTGGTGCTGGGTGAGGTGTTCCACGACGGCCGGCAGGAGGGCTACCACTGGTGGAACGTGCTGCCCGGTGGCATCCGCATCGATCTGACGCGGGAGCAGTTCCGTCGGGGTGAGACGGTCACGCCCGGGCGTGTGGTGAAGCGTCCGGGCGGGCGGCTGAACCGGCGCTGGGAGGAGTACCAGCTGCTGCGCCAGCGCGTCATCGACAAGCTGGGGCCGCTGCCGGGGGTGATGGTGGCGCAGGACGGGCGGCGCCTGGCCTACACGGACTTCGGCGGTCCGGGGGCGCCGCTGCTGGCGCTGCACGGGCACTTCGGGTCGGGGGCCGCCTTCGAGCGGCTGGCCCGGGAGGTGGGTCCGGCGTGGCGGGTGATCGCCCTGGACCAGCGGGGGCACGGGGATTCCGACCGGGCGGGGGAGTACACGCGGGAGGGGTACGTCGCGGACGCGGCCGCCCTGCTGGAGCACGTGGGGCTGGGTCCGGCGGTGGTACTGGGGCATTCGCTGGGCGGGGTCAACGCGTACCAGCTGGCCGCGCGGCGGCCGGATCTCGTGCGGGCGGTGGTGGTCGAGGACATCGGGGCGGTGGTCGACGGCGACCTGTCGTTCGCGCGGGCCTGGCCGCGGCGGGCCGAGACCCGGGCCGGGTTCCTGGCGGGGGTGGGCAGCTCGGCGCCGTATCTGGGCGGGTCGGTACGGGAGCATCCGGACGGGTGGGGGACCGCGTTCGAGGTGGAGGACATGGTGGCGTCCCAGCAGGAGCTGAACGGGGACCACTGGGAGGACTGGCTGCGGGTGCCGAGGCCGACGCTGCTGGTGCGGGGGGACCGGAGCGGGGTGCTGTCGGCGGAGCACGCGCGGGAGATGACGGTACGGAGGGCGGGGGTGCGGCTGGTTGAGCTGCCGGCGGGGCACACGGTGCGGGAGGGGGACCCGGAGGGGTACTTCGCCGCGGTGCGGGGCTTCCTGGCGCGTGTCGGCCGGGGGGACGCCGCGGCTGCGTGATCGCCGGGCCGGTCGGCCGGCCAGCCGGGGTGGCCGGATGGCCGGGGTGGCAGGGCTGCCAGGTTGGTTGTGCCGCCGCGGCGGCCGTGCGCCGGGTCGGTCGGGTCGGAGAGCCGCCGGGCCGGCGTGGCGCCGGGTGGTCCGGGCCGCTGCCTGATCGTCGGATCTGCCGAGGCGGCGCGGGACGGGCCGGGTCGTCGGGTGTCGGGGCGTTCCAGGTTCGCGGTGCCGTCGGTTCGGGCGGCGCCGTGTGTCTCCTGCCGGGGCGGCCCGTCGTCGGGCGGGCGGTGAGCGGTCCGTAGGGTGCTCCTGCGCTGCACGCCGGTGTGACGCAGGTCATGGGAACTCCGTGGCGGGTGCCGGACAGCCGACAGGAGTGACCACAGAGATGCGAACTCGGGTGCGGTCCGGGGATCCGGACGCCTATGCGGAGCTGTTCGACAGCTACTCCCGCACCCTCTACAACCATGCCTTCCGGATGACCGGGGACTGGGCCGTCGCGGAGGACGTCATGTCGGCGGCCTTCATGGAGGCGTGGCGGCTGCGCGGCACGGTCGATCCCGAGGGCGGCTCCCTCCGGCCCTGGCTGCTGGGGATCACCACCAACATCGCCCGCAACCACTGCCGCAGCAACCGCCGCTTCCGGGCCGCCGCCGCCGCGGCCGCAGCGGCGGCGGGTGCCGCGTCCGTGCCCGACCACGCAGAAGAGGTGGCCGGCCGGATGGACGACCGGCAGCACATCGCGGCCACGCTGGCGCAGTTGAGTGCGCTGCGCGGACCCGAGCGCGAGGTCCTCCTGCTGTGCCTGTGCGAGGGCCTGGAGTACGCCGAGGCCGCGCGGGTCCTCGGCATCCCCGTCGGAACCGTGCGCTCCCGGCTGTCCCGGGCCCGTACGAAGCTGCGCAAACTCGCCGACGCGGAACTGAAGAAGAACAGACGGGAACTCGCGGCTCGGGCCCGACAGACATATGACGACCGCGCGAAGACGGTCCGGTCCGCACAGGAGGGAATCTGATGAACGCCGACCTTTCCCGGCGCCACCCGGCCGGCCGGGAGGAGGACTCCCTCCCCCTGCCGTTCGCCGAACGGGAACTGCCTGCGGGCCGCCACCAGTTCCACAAGGAGCGACTGATGGCCCAGATCCACGAAGACCTCCGAGCCGCCGACGCCGGCGGCACCACCGGCACGGTCAGGCCCGTTCGCAAGGCGAGGCGCAGGCCCTTCCTGAACCGTGCGTTCCTCGTGCCCGCCGCGGCCTTCGCCCTGGCCGGAGCGCTCGCCGCCGGTTTCCTCACCTACGTGGACCAGGGCGGGGCGGACGGAACCGGCTCCACGATCGCCACGGGTCCGGCGATGACCACCCGCATCGGCGCCGCCGACGACGGCAAGGGAACGCCGCAGCTCCTGGACCGCATCTCCCTGGCGGCCGCCTCGGTCGGCGGTGGGTCGAAGGTGCGCGCGGACCAGTTCATCTACATCGGGAGCAAGACGGCCACCACCTACGTGAAGAGTTCCGGGAACAAGAACACCCTGGTCAGCGAAGAGCTGCACATGCGCCACCAGTGGAACTCCCCGGACGGCCTCGACGGCTGGCTGATCGAGCCCGGCAACACCGGTCCGAAGGGCGTGACGCTGGGGGGGAAGAACGAGAAGGGCGAGACCCCGACTCCGTACCTCAACGCGCCGTCCTACAACTACCTCGCCGGGCTGCCCACCGATCCCGACGTGCTGCTGAAGAAGATCTACGAGGAGACCCGGGGGATGGGCCGCGGGCCCGACCAGGAAGCCTTCACCACCATCGGCGACCTGCTGCGCTCCAGCCTTCCGCCGGCCGAGCTCACCGTCGCGCTCTACAAGGCCGCGGCGAAGATCCCCGGTGTGGTGGTCGTGGACGACGCGGTCGACGCCGCGGGGCGCCACGGGCTCGCGGTCGCCCGGCTCGACGAGCAGAGCGGGCAGCGGGAGGAGTGGATCTTCGATCGGCAGACGCTCACCTACCTCGGTGAGCGGACCGTCCAGGTGCGGGGTGAGGCCGGCGAGGGGGGACTGATCAAGCCGGGCACGGTCGTGTTCACCACCGCAGTGATGACCCGGACCGTCGTCGACCGGATGAAGGAGATTCCGGCTTCGGCCGGCTGACCCTTCGCCTGCCGCGGGCTTGGCGGATCCGGGGGCCTTCCGTTGCGTTGCCGGGTGCGGCGCCGTGGCGGGGGCGCTGCCCCCGGGCCCCCGGGCCCCCGCGCCTCGATCGCAGGCGGGGCTGAAGGACCGGGGCTCCGCGTGCCGAGTGCAGGCCGGGTCAGGTCCAGTGGGTGGGGCGGGTGAGGGTGGCGGGGATGTGGGTCTTCGGGTCGCCGTGGGCCGCGTTCAGTTGGGGCTGGGTGAGGAAGACGGCGTCGCGGAGGTCCGCGCCGCGCAGGTCGGCGTCGCGGAGGTCTGCGCCGATCAGGTCGGCGGTGCGGAGGTCGGCGCGGGAGAGGTCGGCGGCGATCAGGTAGGCGCCGCGGAGGTTCGCCCCGCGCAGGTTGGCCCCGGAGAGGCGGGCGCCCATCAGGTCGGCGCCGCGGTGGTTCTTCTTGCGGCCCGGCACCTTGGCCCGTACGAGCTCGCTGGTTTCGAGCAGCAGGGTGTTGACCCGGCCGCGCAGGGCCGCGACGTCCAGGGCGGCGAGGGCCGCGGCGTCGGCGCGCGTCCACTGCTCCGTCTCGGCGAGCACGCGGCGCAGGCCGGGGTGGACCGGGGCCGCGTCGGGCAGGCCCAGGGCCTGGTCCACGTAGAAGAGCAGTTCGTGCAGCTGCCGCATCACCGGGAAGGCGTCGAACATCTCCGCCCGGGTCTCGGGGTGGGTGCGCCAGTCGCGGCCGCCGAAGGTGACCTGGGAGATCTGCTGGCCCGCGCCGAAGCAGTCGAAGACGGTGCAGCCCTGGAAGCCCTGGTCGCGCAGCCGGGTGTGGATGCCGCAGCGGAAGTCCTCCCGGAGGTTCTTGCAGGGGGTTCCGGCGGCCTTGTTCACGGCGAAGTCGTTGGACTTGGCGAACGGCAGGGCGACGCAGCAGAGCGCGAAGCAGTTCGCGCAGTCGGCTTGCAGGAGGGGGAGGGGAAGGCTCTGGGGCACGTCCTCATTGTCGCCGGTCGGAGGCGGTCAGGCGCATCCGGTGGACGCTCCAGGGCATGCCGTCGACCGTCTCGACCGCTTCGAGGGTCTCCGTCGTGCGGAAGCCGAGCTTCTCGTATACGCGCAGCGCCGCCGTGTTGTGGGTCCAGACGCCCAGGGCGATCTCCGGGAGGGCCAGCTCGTCGAAGCCGAGGGAGACGGCGAGTGAGACGAGCCTCTCGCCCAGGCCCCGGCCGCGGGCCTCGGGCGCGATCAGGACGCGGCCCAGGCGGCCGTCGACGAGGGAGATGTGCCCGACCGGGGCGGCGTCCGGGGAGACGGCGGTCCACGTGCGGCGGCCGGGCTCGGCGGCGTACGCGGCGAGCTGGGCGTCGTCCAGGGGCCAGGTGAAGTGGGGGCCGGCCCAGGTCATGAGCTCGACGGGGCCGGGTACCCAGCTGCGCAGGGCGGGGGCGTCGTCGGCCGGGCGGAAGGGGCGCAGGACGAGCGGCTGCGAAGGGTTCATACGCCAAGTGTGCTCTGTGGAACAAGGGTTGATCGAGAGGAGAGGGGCGGCGAGCATCGCCGTATGACAGAAGTGATCGCAGTCGCCGTCATCACCCTGCTCGCCGTGATCAGTCCCGGCGCCGATTTCGCCATGGTGGTCCGCAACAGCTACCTCTACGGGCGGCCCACCGGGCTGTTCGCCGCCGCCGGGGTCGCGGCCGGCGTGCTGGTCCACGTCTCGTACACGATGCTCGGGGTCGGTCTGCTGATCGCCTCCTCCACCGCGCTGTTCACCGTGATCAAGCTGGCGGGTGCGGCCTACCTGGTGTGGATCGGGATACGGACCTTCCGGGCGCGGGCGGAGGTGACCGTGGACCTGGAGTCGAAGCCGCAGCTGACCCGGCTGGGGGCGATGCGGTCGGGGTTCCTGACCAATGTGCTGAATCCGAAGACGACGCTGTTCGTGGTGTCGACCTTCACGCAGGTGGTCGATCCGGGTACGCCGCTGTGGCAGCAGGCCGGCTACGGGCTGTTCATGTCGGCGGCGCACCTGGGGTGGTTCGGGGCGGTGGCGGTGTTCTTCTCCGTCTCCAGCCTGCGCGAGCGGATGCTGAAGGCGCAGAAGACGCTGAACCGGGCCATCGGGTCGGTGCTGGTGGGGCTGGGGGTGGGTTTGGGGTTCGCCCGTTGAGGGGCGGATCGGGGCTG includes these proteins:
- a CDS encoding alpha/beta fold hydrolase gives rise to the protein MTTTWTLADLEAAIRAGWSAETTEPADISRVPWTPENPAWGQCDITALVVQDLVGGDLVLGEVFHDGRQEGYHWWNVLPGGIRIDLTREQFRRGETVTPGRVVKRPGGRLNRRWEEYQLLRQRVIDKLGPLPGVMVAQDGRRLAYTDFGGPGAPLLALHGHFGSGAAFERLAREVGPAWRVIALDQRGHGDSDRAGEYTREGYVADAAALLEHVGLGPAVVLGHSLGGVNAYQLAARRPDLVRAVVVEDIGAVVDGDLSFARAWPRRAETRAGFLAGVGSSAPYLGGSVREHPDGWGTAFEVEDMVASQQELNGDHWEDWLRVPRPTLLVRGDRSGVLSAEHAREMTVRRAGVRLVELPAGHTVREGDPEGYFAAVRGFLARVGRGDAAAA
- a CDS encoding RNA polymerase sigma factor yields the protein MRTRVRSGDPDAYAELFDSYSRTLYNHAFRMTGDWAVAEDVMSAAFMEAWRLRGTVDPEGGSLRPWLLGITTNIARNHCRSNRRFRAAAAAAAAAAGAASVPDHAEEVAGRMDDRQHIAATLAQLSALRGPEREVLLLCLCEGLEYAEAARVLGIPVGTVRSRLSRARTKLRKLADAELKKNRRELAARARQTYDDRAKTVRSAQEGI
- a CDS encoding CU044_5270 family protein, with protein sequence MNADLSRRHPAGREEDSLPLPFAERELPAGRHQFHKERLMAQIHEDLRAADAGGTTGTVRPVRKARRRPFLNRAFLVPAAAFALAGALAAGFLTYVDQGGADGTGSTIATGPAMTTRIGAADDGKGTPQLLDRISLAAASVGGGSKVRADQFIYIGSKTATTYVKSSGNKNTLVSEELHMRHQWNSPDGLDGWLIEPGNTGPKGVTLGGKNEKGETPTPYLNAPSYNYLAGLPTDPDVLLKKIYEETRGMGRGPDQEAFTTIGDLLRSSLPPAELTVALYKAAAKIPGVVVVDDAVDAAGRHGLAVARLDEQSGQREEWIFDRQTLTYLGERTVQVRGEAGEGGLIKPGTVVFTTAVMTRTVVDRMKEIPASAG
- a CDS encoding pentapeptide repeat-containing protein, coding for MPQSLPLPLLQADCANCFALCCVALPFAKSNDFAVNKAAGTPCKNLREDFRCGIHTRLRDQGFQGCTVFDCFGAGQQISQVTFGGRDWRTHPETRAEMFDAFPVMRQLHELLFYVDQALGLPDAAPVHPGLRRVLAETEQWTRADAAALAALDVAALRGRVNTLLLETSELVRAKVPGRKKNHRGADLMGARLSGANLRGANLRGAYLIAADLSRADLRTADLIGADLRDADLRGADLRDAVFLTQPQLNAAHGDPKTHIPATLTRPTHWT
- a CDS encoding GNAT family N-acetyltransferase, with protein sequence MNPSQPLVLRPFRPADDAPALRSWVPGPVELMTWAGPHFTWPLDDAQLAAYAAEPGRRTWTAVSPDAAPVGHISLVDGRLGRVLIAPEARGRGLGERLVSLAVSLGFDELALPEIALGVWTHNTAALRVYEKLGFRTTETLEAVETVDGMPWSVHRMRLTASDRRQ
- a CDS encoding LysE family translocator, producing the protein MTEVIAVAVITLLAVISPGADFAMVVRNSYLYGRPTGLFAAAGVAAGVLVHVSYTMLGVGLLIASSTALFTVIKLAGAAYLVWIGIRTFRARAEVTVDLESKPQLTRLGAMRSGFLTNVLNPKTTLFVVSTFTQVVDPGTPLWQQAGYGLFMSAAHLGWFGAVAVFFSVSSLRERMLKAQKTLNRAIGSVLVGLGVGLGFAR